From the genome of Longispora fulva:
CGGCGAGCTGTGAACACGTTGAGCAGTGTAGATGACCGTCAGGCGCGGGTCTGCGACCTGGCCGCCGAACTCGTCGACGAGCGAACCGAGGCGAGTGAGAAACTCCGCGCGTTTCGGCGGGGCGAGTTCGGCGATGTTCGGGAATGTGGACCACTGGTCCCGCGCGGTCTGAGCGGTCAGGATCTGATTCCATTCGATGATCTCTACGGAGACGTCGCCAAAGTAGCCGCCCGTGGTCAACTGCCCGCACCACCGGTCGGTGTCGAGCACGTGAGAGCGGCTGTCCCGGTAGCCGGTCTCGGCGGGCAGCAGGTCGTGGTAGACCTCATCGAGCCGGTCGCGGAAGAGCGTCGGCCGCTTGCGGTCGCCGAACTCGTTCCACCACGCCGCCAGCCAGCCGCCCGGACGCACCAGCCCGGCGATCTTCGCGGTCGACGTGGCCGGGTCGAGCCAATGCAGCGCTGTCGCCGCCACCGCGAGGTCGAACCTGCCTGGCAGGTCTACGGCCTCAAAGTCGCTGACAATGATCTCCAGCCGGTCGCACGCGAGATCGGCGGCGAGGATCGCGGCCAGGCTCTCGCCGGGCTCGACCGCGACCACGTGCGCGCCGGCCGCCAACAACGGCCCGGTAGCCAGGCCCGTCCCGGCACCGATCTCTAGCACCCGCGCGCCGGGCCGCAGTCCGCACCGCTCTGTCAGCAGGTCGAAGATCGCGTCGGGGTAGCGTGGTCTGCCCCGTTGGTAGGTCAGCGCATCGGCGTTGAACGACATCCGGCGAGCTGCGCGCGTCGTGTCAGACATCATCGATCCCCCAGTCACGGCAACATCCTGGGCAGCGCTGGTGTCGAGGTCGGATTCTTGATCGTCCATTCCGGCAGTCTGCCCAACTCGGCCCTGCGGAGCCACAGGAATTTCGCCCCGTCGACGTGGCCGCGCGAGTACCGTGCGCCGGGACCAGTTCGCGAGTCGGCGCCAGGTCTACCCCTGAGTGTCCAGGTACAGCCGGGCCCGGTGATACTGGCCGGCCGGCCCCAGGTCCAGGTGCGCCGCCCAGCCGGGGTCGTACTCGGTCCGCAACCAGGCGTGCCGGGCCAGCGCGTAGCCGTACATCGGCTCGGTCAGGTAGCCCAGCCGGCTGACCCGCAGCCCACCGCCCGTCACGGAGAACTCGGTCCGGTGGTTGGCCTGGATCACCCCGAGGCCGAGGAACACCCCCAGCAGGTCGGTGAGCCGCTCGTGGTCCTCCCGGCGGGCGGGGTCGATCCGGCCCTCCCCGATCAGCCGGTCGTGGCACAGCTCGTGCGCGATCACCGCGATCACCGAGCCGGCCCGGTCCAGCCGGCCGCGCTCGATCGAGATCACGGGCCGACCGTTACGGAGCTGGTAGTGGCCGGCCACGCCCGGCAACTGCGCCGCCGAGTACACCTCGAGGTCGATCCGGCGGGACTCGACGCCGAGGTAGCCGGCGACCCGATCGAGCAGCCGGGCCGCGTCCTCCAGTGTGCCCTGATACTGCTCGGGGAAGAACTCCGCCGTCGGCAGCACCACCGGGCCTTGAAAAGCCTGCGCGCCGAACTCGTCGGCGAGCCAGATCAACTGCTCGTCGATCCAGATCCGCTCGGCGTCGGGCACAGGGCAGCCGAAAGCCTCGGGCAGGCCCGTCCGGGCCAGCGCCGCAAACCTGTTCCGCCATCGCGCCATACCGGCCATTGTGGCCGGTCCGATCAAGGATCGACAAACCATCACAGCGGGTACCGGTGGTGCAGAGACTGCCTCGGGTGGCCATGGCCGCCACGCGGTCCTGACCGCCCGGAGCGCGCCCAGCGGGAGGCTCTCAGGGTGAGAGCCCGACCGCTCACTGCCCGTCGAGCGCTGCCCGACCTGATCAACATGCCGATCCTGCCTGCGTAGGCTCGGTCCGGCGTGATGTCGGGGCCCGTCGTAGAGGGAGACAAGCGGATCAGCGGTAGTAGCCCTCGACCACGACCCGGACCTCGTCTAGTGTGATGTCTCGTTGTTAGCCGGTGATTGACGCAAGTGCGACCAGCTTTCGGGCAGGGGCCTGTGCGGCATGCCAGAAACCGGAAGGGCGACCAGCAGGGAACCCGCAGTTATCCGAGGCGCCGTAGCGCTGCCTCGACAGCGACCTCGACCCGGGAAGTCATGCCGGGCACATCGACGGGACAGCGCCCAGCGACCTGACCACGGATCCACTTCGGCTGGCTGTCGTCGTAGTGCAGCAGGGCATACAGGTCCCACCACGGATCGAGAGTCACCCCGGCGATCGACTCATAGAGCGATCGTAGCTGCTCCGACCACTCGGGCGAGTAGAGCGCCGCCAAGTATCGCCGACAGTGCCCGACGTCAATCGCGCGCGACCCCCGATGGATGGAGTTCCAGTCGGTCAATCCAGTGATCCTCCCGCGCGACCACAGCATGTTGACCGGCAGGAGATCGCAGTGCAAAAAGACGTCAGTGTCCTTTGGCGGTGGCGCCGCCATGGCACCGAACGCCGCCGTCCACACGGCCGGATTCTGTGCGTCGACCGGCACCTGAAATCCGTCTAGAGGAGCGATCCAAGAATCCGTCCAAGGTCTGAACGTCTTCGCGGGGAGATCGAGGGAGTGCAGCAATACAGCAATCTCCGCGATCTTCGTCAGCCACGACCGGGGTTCCGCCGGGTTGAGGTCAACATGCCCCCGCAGCCGTGTCATCAGCAACGATGGTGCGCCTCCCGTCGAAGCACCAGCAATATCAGTAGCCAGGATGCCCGGTACCGGGAGCTCGCTTCCCGCCACCACAGCGAGGTTGGCGATCTCCTTCTCCAAGCTCCCCTGCAGGCCAAGCCCGCCCGGGTACTGCCGCAGTACGACGAACGTTCGTATTCCACGTTGCTCGACGGTCAGCCGATGCACGGCGGAGCAGACGCCGCCGGTCAATCGGCGATAGCCAACGATGCGGCTGCCCCGACCCATCGACGCCGCAACCCAGGCGAGAGTCTCCACGGAGGGTCGACGCTGCCTGAACCCGCCATCTCTCCAGTCGCTGTCGGTCATGAGCGCGAGCCTATTCGTCAGGGGCCGAGATTAGCCGGGATTGATGCGAGTGCGACCCGGCCTCGGCGCAGCCAAGCCGCGCTCATTTTGTAACGAGTCGTAGGCCGCCGCATCCCTCGGATGGGTGGGACGCCCACGCCACTGCGAACTCCAATGCCCGACCGTTATCAGTCCTCGGTAGGCCGCGCCTCCAGCCGCGCTAGTGTTCGAACGGAAGTTCGGAGGCGGTCGCGGCGCCGCGTGTGCCCGTGCGGTGGCGTCAGGGGGGCGGCTGTGGCTTTCGGTACGTTGCTGCGAGAGTTGCGGCTCAGGGGGGCGTGGACGCAGGAGGACGTGGCCGAGAAATCGGGGGTCTCCGCGCGCACGATCAGCGTATTGGAGTCCGGGAAGCGGCGTCCACGCCTGTCGTCGGTGACCCGGCTGGCTGCGGCGCTGGGGTTGGATGAGGCCGACCGGGAGCTGCTCATGGTGGCTGCGGTGGGTTCGCGAAACGCCTCGGACGTGGGTGGGAACAACATCGCCGAAGCCGACGCCGCCGGGTCAGCCAACCCGAGCCGCGCCGGAGTGAAATGCCAGCTTCCTTCTGATACGAGACTGTTCACTGGTCGTGCCCGTGAGCTCGAACGACTGCTCGCGCTGGCCGGGGCGGCTCCCGAGGGTAACGACGCCGGGATGGTGGTGATCTCAGCGATCGACGGGATGGGCGGTGTCGGCAAGTCGGCGCTGGCCGTCCACGCCGCCCACCGGATACGCGGGAACTTCCCCGACGGCCAGCTGTTCATCGACCTGCACGGGCACACCACCAGCCAGATGCCCCTGACCGCCAAGGATGCGCTAGACCGGCTGCTTCGCTCCCTGGGTGTCCCACCCCAACTGATCCCCCGAGACCTCGGCGAGAGCGCCGCGTTCTACCGCGACCGGCTCGCCGACACCCGCACCCTGATCGTCCTGGACAACGCCGTGAGCACCGCGCAGATCCGGCCGCTGTTGCCCGCGGCCCCTGGTTGCCTGGTCATCGTCACCAGTCGCAGGCGCCTCACCGGTCTCGACGACGCCCACATCCTGGCCCTGGACACACTCATTCCGGCCGAAGCGGCCGCGCTGCTGCACAAGGTCGCAGGCCTCGACCGGATCCCTCAGGACCACCCGGCGATCGGTGAAGTGATCGCGCTGTGCGGCCGCATGCCCTTGGCCATCCGCATCGTCGCGGCCCGGCTGCGGCACCGCCGCGCCCTGCGCATCGAGGACCTCGTCGAACAACTGCGCGACGAACACACCCGCCTCGACCAACTCAGCGACGAGGACCGGAGCCTGACCGCTGTTTTCGACACCTCCTACACCGCCCTGCCCGATGCCGAACAGCACCTGTTTCTGCGGCTCGGCCAGGTGCCCGGGCCGAGCTTCGACGCGCACGCCGCCGCCAACCTGACCGGAGCCGACCACCGCACCGCCGAACGTCTCCTGGAATCCCTGCTCGACCACAACCTCCTCACCCAAGACCTGCCCGGCCGCTACCACTTCCACGACCTCGTCGGCCTCTACGCCCGCGCCCGCGGCGACAACCTCATCGGGGACGACGGACGCCACGCCGCCCTGGAGGGGCTGCTGGACCACTACCAGCACACCGCCGGCAGCGCCCATCACCAGCTGGCGCAGTACAGCCACCCCGGCCCGGAACGAACCGATGCGGTACTGACCGCGACTCCGAAACTGTCCGACAGGGCTGCAGCCCTGGCCTGGATGCGCGGCGAACGGGACAACCTGCTGGCCGCCATCGCCACGGCCCCGCCCGGCCGCCGGATCTCCCTCACCGCGTCCATGGCCGCTTTCCTCCTCCAGGAGGGCCCCTGGCAGCAGGCCGCCGACCTGCACAGCGCCGCAGCGGCCGCCGCGCACGAGGTCGGCGACCGCGCTGGCGAGGCCGGTGCC
Proteins encoded in this window:
- a CDS encoding class I SAM-dependent methyltransferase, whose amino-acid sequence is MDDQESDLDTSAAQDVAVTGGSMMSDTTRAARRMSFNADALTYQRGRPRYPDAIFDLLTERCGLRPGARVLEIGAGTGLATGPLLAAGAHVVAVEPGESLAAILAADLACDRLEIIVSDFEAVDLPGRFDLAVAATALHWLDPATSTAKIAGLVRPGGWLAAWWNEFGDRKRPTLFRDRLDEVYHDLLPAETGYRDSRSHVLDTDRWCGQLTTGGYFGDVSVEIIEWNQILTAQTARDQWSTFPNIAELAPPKRAEFLTRLGSLVDEFGGQVADPRLTVIYTAQRVHSSP
- a CDS encoding phosphotransferase family protein, with amino-acid sequence MTDSDWRDGGFRQRRPSVETLAWVAASMGRGSRIVGYRRLTGGVCSAVHRLTVEQRGIRTFVVLRQYPGGLGLQGSLEKEIANLAVVAGSELPVPGILATDIAGASTGGAPSLLMTRLRGHVDLNPAEPRSWLTKIAEIAVLLHSLDLPAKTFRPWTDSWIAPLDGFQVPVDAQNPAVWTAAFGAMAAPPPKDTDVFLHCDLLPVNMLWSRGRITGLTDWNSIHRGSRAIDVGHCRRYLAALYSPEWSEQLRSLYESIAGVTLDPWWDLYALLHYDDSQPKWIRGQVAGRCPVDVPGMTSRVEVAVEAALRRLG
- a CDS encoding ATP-binding protein — protein: MPDRYQSSVGRASSRASVRTEVRRRSRRRVCPCGGVRGAAVAFGTLLRELRLRGAWTQEDVAEKSGVSARTISVLESGKRRPRLSSVTRLAAALGLDEADRELLMVAAVGSRNASDVGGNNIAEADAAGSANPSRAGVKCQLPSDTRLFTGRARELERLLALAGAAPEGNDAGMVVISAIDGMGGVGKSALAVHAAHRIRGNFPDGQLFIDLHGHTTSQMPLTAKDALDRLLRSLGVPPQLIPRDLGESAAFYRDRLADTRTLIVLDNAVSTAQIRPLLPAAPGCLVIVTSRRRLTGLDDAHILALDTLIPAEAAALLHKVAGLDRIPQDHPAIGEVIALCGRMPLAIRIVAARLRHRRALRIEDLVEQLRDEHTRLDQLSDEDRSLTAVFDTSYTALPDAEQHLFLRLGQVPGPSFDAHAAANLTGADHRTAERLLESLLDHNLLTQDLPGRYHFHDLVGLYARARGDNLIGDDGRHAALEGLLDHYQHTAGSAHHQLAQYSHPGPERTDAVLTATPKLSDRAAALAWMRGERDNLLAAIATAPPGRRISLTASMAAFLLQEGPWQQAADLHSAAAAAAHEVGDRAGEAGALGDLGRVRHALAEFPASCDLHERSLAIYQDLGDRHGQASALEGLGRSRFTLGEFETAYGLHERSLTIYRDLGDRLGEANALWGQGRGRNAGGDYPAASHALEEALRVFVAVGHRQGEANVLWDLSRVRHATHDQAAAGALLEQALNIMRDLGNRPGEANILWSLGRVQITAGHYPAARDTLERALAIYLDLGKRDGEAYCLKDLGRVRLATGDTAGATELLERAMAIFQEHGLRYGERNLFHDLGRARHATGDFASASDLFEQARTVNTDAGDRQGEADVVISMAALAVDIAGPHEGLALYREAQHLAHTSNSPLEEARALEGAARCTAHLGQRDTALTDLRAAVAIYHRLGAAEAQPAADYLNTLEAHQFDR